Proteins from one methanogenic archaeon mixed culture ISO4-G1 genomic window:
- a CDS encoding alpha-L-glutamate ligase RimK family yields the protein MQGAIVINGFLDSRKFREPAEMMTDACSRHGIGMRTFRNTDLTVPVGDYDALSERLGDVDFVVFWDKDIGLAKNLEVCGYNVFNCSECIRLCDDKSLTHLTLADYGIPSIRTIVSPMSFGEPYKGWISTLEDQLGFPMVVKDCFGSFGEQVRMVRDEQELRREVSGGKPTIFQPYVECGREDIRIEVVGDRAVAAVRRTAKEGDFRANATNGGTMHRYEPTPEEEALAVDAASALQADFAGVDILRTADGPVVCEVNSNAHIKNLKDCTGIDVSDAITEHIIALIG from the coding sequence ATGCAGGGCGCCATCGTGATCAACGGATTCTTGGATTCCCGGAAGTTCAGGGAACCCGCTGAGATGATGACGGACGCCTGCAGCAGGCACGGCATCGGGATGAGGACATTCCGCAACACGGACCTCACTGTGCCAGTAGGTGATTACGATGCATTGTCCGAGCGTCTCGGGGACGTGGATTTCGTCGTCTTCTGGGACAAGGACATAGGTCTCGCGAAGAACCTCGAGGTCTGCGGATACAACGTGTTCAACTGCTCCGAATGCATCAGGCTCTGCGACGACAAATCGCTGACGCACCTGACCCTGGCGGATTACGGTATACCGTCGATCAGGACCATCGTCTCGCCGATGTCGTTCGGCGAGCCCTACAAGGGATGGATATCCACACTGGAGGACCAGCTGGGATTCCCCATGGTCGTCAAGGATTGCTTCGGGTCATTCGGAGAGCAGGTCAGGATGGTAAGGGATGAGCAGGAGCTCCGCAGGGAGGTCTCCGGCGGCAAGCCCACGATATTCCAGCCCTACGTGGAGTGCGGTAGGGAGGACATCCGCATAGAGGTCGTCGGCGACCGTGCGGTGGCGGCCGTCAGGCGCACCGCCAAGGAAGGGGACTTCAGGGCCAATGCGACCAACGGGGGTACCATGCACCGTTATGAGCCGACGCCTGAGGAGGAGGCCCTGGCCGTGGATGCGGCATCTGCCCTCCAGGCGGATTTCGCAGGTGTGGACATCCTCCGCACGGCGGACGGACCGGTGGTCTGCGAGGTCAACTCGAACGCACACATCAAGAACCTGAAGGACTGTACGGGTATCGACGTGTCCGATGCCATAACGGAGCACATCATCGCGCTCATAGGGTGA
- a CDS encoding alpha-L-glutamate ligase RimK family: protein MKCWILYERKDLEQNRFFAEHLRDAGNELGLECSIVTIEDADYDNVPEIIVSRIRDPDILVDLEDRGATVFNSSSVCRICNDKALTYSMVRELGVPVLKYAFPEEPLPEGPPWVVKSCYGHGGTEVFKAETEEEVSKYVADLSGRKPIIQSFANNPGKDLRVYVLGGRIIASVMRTSEIDFRANYKLGGSAEVVEPDEMVVEFVNKIIPELKADFVGIDFVFGDGWVYLNEIEDVVGTRMLYALTRLDPAKMYMGYIAHSKISL from the coding sequence TTGAAATGCTGGATCTTGTACGAGAGAAAGGACCTGGAACAGAACCGCTTCTTCGCGGAGCATCTCAGGGATGCGGGCAACGAGCTCGGTCTTGAGTGCTCCATCGTAACCATAGAGGATGCGGACTATGACAATGTGCCAGAGATCATAGTCTCACGTATCAGGGACCCGGACATCCTCGTGGATCTCGAGGACCGCGGGGCGACCGTATTCAACAGTTCTTCGGTGTGCAGGATCTGCAACGATAAGGCCCTGACCTATTCGATGGTCAGGGAGCTCGGCGTGCCGGTACTCAAGTACGCCTTCCCGGAGGAACCCCTGCCTGAGGGGCCCCCATGGGTGGTGAAGTCATGCTACGGCCACGGCGGGACCGAGGTCTTCAAGGCCGAGACGGAGGAGGAGGTCTCCAAATACGTCGCGGATCTGAGCGGCCGCAAGCCGATAATCCAGAGCTTCGCGAACAACCCCGGGAAGGATTTGAGGGTCTACGTACTGGGCGGAAGGATAATCGCATCCGTCATGAGGACTTCGGAGATCGATTTCAGGGCGAATTACAAGTTGGGCGGGAGCGCCGAGGTGGTGGAGCCCGATGAGATGGTCGTGGAATTCGTGAACAAGATCATCCCCGAACTGAAGGCCGACTTCGTCGGCATAGATTTCGTGTTCGGGGACGGTTGGGTTTATCTCAACGAGATCGAGGATGTCGTCGGAACGAGGATGCTGTACGCCCTGACCAGGTTGGACCCGGCCAAGATGTACATGGGTTACATCGCTCACTCGAAGATTTCCTTGTAA
- a CDS encoding asparagine synthase codes for MSIESDNLEKALVSAIKNEVEGEDIAVAFSGGLDSGLVAAIAKDYARSVTLYTSGKDKSYDVVMAQEMSEMLGLPWLHIPLTEDNIEQRLREMISITGTSSPLTLSFELPLFFVCRTVREKYILGGQGSDELFAGYSKYIGMPDDELRRAMKADLGKLITSTVPHETKVADHFGKKILYPYLDPIVTMQVNAMDLSELKPKDQDSRKMMLRQIARNLGYPFIAEKKKKAAQYGSGTMDLVRKVASDKGMTYTELVDSIYKEIFE; via the coding sequence ATGTCAATCGAATCCGACAATCTGGAGAAGGCACTCGTGTCCGCGATCAAGAACGAGGTCGAAGGCGAGGACATCGCCGTGGCGTTCTCAGGCGGTCTCGACTCTGGACTCGTTGCCGCTATAGCAAAGGATTACGCAAGATCGGTCACTCTGTACACATCCGGTAAGGACAAGTCGTACGATGTCGTCATGGCTCAGGAGATGTCCGAGATGCTCGGACTCCCTTGGCTACACATCCCGCTCACCGAGGACAACATCGAGCAGAGGCTCAGGGAGATGATCTCCATCACCGGGACCTCCAGCCCCCTCACGCTGTCCTTCGAGCTGCCCCTGTTCTTCGTCTGCAGGACCGTCCGTGAGAAGTACATCCTCGGCGGACAGGGATCGGACGAGCTTTTCGCCGGTTATTCAAAGTATATCGGCATGCCCGACGACGAGCTCAGGAGGGCCATGAAAGCGGATCTCGGAAAGCTGATTACATCCACCGTCCCCCACGAGACGAAGGTGGCCGACCACTTCGGAAAGAAGATCCTGTACCCCTATCTGGACCCCATCGTCACCATGCAGGTCAACGCCATGGACCTGTCGGAGCTGAAGCCCAAGGACCAGGATTCCAGGAAGATGATGCTCAGGCAGATCGCCCGCAACCTCGGTTACCCCTTCATCGCCGAAAAGAAGAAGAAGGCCGCCCAGTACGGTTCCGGTACCATGGACCTCGTCCGCAAGGTCGCATCCGACAAGGGAATGACCTACACGGAACTCGTGGACAGCATTTACAAGGAAATCTTCGAGTGA
- a CDS encoding NikR family transcriptional regulator — MTGVTRIGVSLEPDLLEAFDEDIAKKGYGSRSEALRDLVRDSLAEKEWKNDDEWMVGIIVLVYDHTSTAVGDRLTDMQHHHHHLVKTSVHVHLDETKCLEILICEEKLSELKEFASEVTSLKGVLRGRLTMVAPSSGNLHNIGHRN, encoded by the coding sequence ATGACTGGTGTTACTCGTATCGGGGTCTCACTGGAGCCCGATCTTTTGGAAGCCTTCGACGAGGATATCGCCAAGAAAGGATACGGAAGCAGGTCCGAGGCCCTCCGCGACCTCGTACGCGATTCCCTGGCGGAGAAGGAATGGAAGAACGACGACGAATGGATGGTCGGCATCATAGTCCTGGTCTACGACCACACGTCCACCGCGGTGGGTGACAGGCTCACCGACATGCAGCACCACCATCACCATCTTGTGAAGACATCGGTCCACGTGCACCTGGACGAGACCAAATGCCTCGAGATCCTGATCTGCGAGGAGAAGCTCTCGGAGCTCAAGGAGTTCGCATCCGAGGTCACATCGCTCAAGGGCGTCCTCAGGGGACGTCTCACCATGGTGGCCCCGTCGTCAGGAAATCTGCATAATATTGGCCATAGGAACTGA
- a CDS encoding DNA topoisomerase I TopA, translating into MRKLIITEKANAARRISTILSDGKTQSSTNGGVTVISFTAGGDDYSVISLRGHIIELDYPKEYNDWSAVAPAELVYAPQVKTVRVKSILNSIKELAAVSDEVIIATDYDREGELIGIETVKAIGLDLSKVKRAKFSALTKGEVENAFNNLTDPDERLADAAEARQIVDLSWGAVLTRLISLSSGQVGNNFMSVGRVQSPTLKLLVDRHEEIEKFVPVPYWNLVGKFGMLAFRGEHDKNPFWKKEEAESVLNRISGCKTGTVASYKSEIKEEYRPTPFDTTMMQVEANKIGIPPTTAMKLAEDLYTGGYISYPRTENTEYPKSLSLRSVLEKLKDSDFKAEATEILAQEKIYPSKGKRSTTDHPPIYPTAGATSAKIKGDKWKLYELIVRRFLATLAPNAKAEVTECVVEVDGERFVSEGYVLKEPGWKKYYKKYQQTTDSRLPELKEGDEVDVRSLSIVESETKPPYRYNQGSLIQEMDRLQLGTKSTRHDIIGKLFSRNYVQGNYMIPTPSGIALTKSLEKHGGGITEPDMTAKLESDMLSISGGERTLDSVVQESQDMLHEVAVKISKDSELIGQEIKDALHSQQHIGICPTCGNNMSVKRSKNGNFIGCDGYPDCKRAYPLPRGALIQTVDTTCPVCGLPQLKIIRKGNPPSVQCIDPKCTSNIAKSDLGLCPTCNNGHIRIMFSKAGRRFAGCSSWPNCTQTYPLRPRGAIVPAGKACAICNAPMIKVGNIEECINPDCPGKKKSLKTSKTSSKTKSDVSQ; encoded by the coding sequence ATGAGAAAGCTGATAATCACTGAGAAAGCGAACGCAGCGAGGAGGATATCCACTATCCTCTCGGACGGCAAGACGCAATCCTCCACCAACGGAGGGGTGACCGTTATTTCCTTCACCGCCGGCGGGGACGATTACAGTGTTATCAGCCTTAGAGGCCACATCATAGAGCTCGACTATCCCAAGGAGTACAACGATTGGAGCGCGGTCGCGCCCGCGGAGCTCGTCTACGCCCCGCAGGTCAAGACCGTGCGCGTGAAGTCGATCCTGAACAGCATCAAGGAGCTGGCGGCCGTATCGGACGAGGTCATAATCGCGACCGACTACGACAGGGAAGGAGAGCTGATCGGTATCGAGACCGTCAAGGCGATCGGTCTCGATCTCTCCAAGGTCAAGAGGGCGAAGTTCAGCGCACTCACCAAGGGAGAGGTGGAGAACGCCTTCAACAATCTCACGGATCCCGACGAGAGGCTTGCCGACGCCGCAGAGGCCAGGCAGATAGTCGATCTGTCATGGGGTGCCGTGCTCACAAGATTGATCTCATTATCATCAGGGCAGGTCGGCAACAACTTCATGTCCGTCGGCAGGGTCCAGAGCCCCACGCTCAAACTGCTGGTCGACAGGCACGAGGAGATCGAGAAGTTCGTCCCTGTCCCCTATTGGAACCTAGTGGGAAAGTTCGGTATGCTCGCCTTCAGGGGGGAGCACGACAAGAACCCCTTCTGGAAGAAGGAGGAGGCCGAGTCGGTACTCAACAGGATCAGCGGATGCAAGACCGGAACGGTCGCCAGCTACAAGTCCGAGATCAAGGAGGAGTACAGGCCCACACCGTTCGACACCACGATGATGCAGGTGGAGGCCAACAAGATCGGGATACCTCCGACCACGGCCATGAAGCTGGCCGAGGACCTGTACACCGGAGGATACATCTCATACCCCCGTACCGAGAACACCGAGTACCCAAAGAGCCTGAGTCTCAGGTCGGTGCTCGAGAAGCTCAAGGATTCGGATTTCAAGGCAGAGGCCACGGAGATTCTGGCGCAGGAGAAGATCTATCCCTCCAAGGGAAAGAGGAGCACCACGGACCATCCGCCTATCTACCCCACGGCCGGAGCGACTTCGGCCAAGATCAAGGGGGACAAGTGGAAGCTCTACGAGCTCATCGTCAGGAGGTTCCTCGCCACCCTCGCGCCCAACGCCAAGGCGGAGGTCACGGAGTGCGTGGTGGAGGTCGACGGCGAGAGGTTCGTCTCCGAAGGATACGTCCTGAAGGAGCCGGGCTGGAAGAAGTACTACAAGAAGTATCAGCAGACCACGGACAGCAGGCTACCGGAGCTCAAGGAGGGCGACGAGGTCGACGTGAGGTCGCTCTCGATCGTCGAGTCCGAGACCAAGCCCCCGTACAGATACAACCAGGGGTCGCTGATCCAGGAGATGGACAGGCTCCAGCTGGGTACCAAGAGTACCAGGCACGACATCATCGGGAAGCTGTTCTCCAGGAACTACGTCCAGGGCAACTACATGATCCCGACCCCGAGCGGAATCGCTCTCACCAAGTCGCTGGAGAAGCACGGCGGTGGCATCACGGAGCCCGACATGACCGCCAAGTTGGAGTCCGACATGCTGTCGATCTCCGGAGGCGAGCGCACGCTGGATTCCGTCGTTCAGGAATCCCAGGACATGCTCCACGAGGTCGCGGTCAAGATCAGTAAGGATTCGGAGCTCATCGGACAGGAGATCAAGGACGCGTTGCACTCGCAGCAGCACATCGGTATCTGCCCCACATGCGGGAACAACATGTCCGTGAAGAGGTCCAAGAACGGCAACTTCATCGGATGCGACGGATATCCTGACTGCAAGCGCGCATACCCTCTCCCGAGGGGAGCGCTTATACAGACCGTTGACACCACGTGTCCTGTCTGCGGACTCCCGCAGCTGAAGATCATCAGGAAGGGCAACCCGCCTTCCGTTCAGTGCATAGACCCGAAGTGCACCAGCAATATCGCCAAGAGCGATCTCGGGCTCTGCCCCACCTGTAACAACGGTCACATCAGGATCATGTTCTCGAAGGCCGGAAGGAGGTTCGCAGGCTGCTCCTCATGGCCCAACTGTACGCAGACGTATCCGCTCAGGCCCAGGGGAGCCATAGTTCCCGCGGGCAAGGCATGCGCAATCTGCAACGCACCGATGATCAAGGTCGGCAACATCGAGGAATGCATCAACCCCGACTGTCCGGGAAAGAAGAAGTCCCTGAAGACGTCGAAGACATCCTCGAAGACCAAGTCGGACGTCTCTCAGTGA
- a CDS encoding nicotinate phosphoribosyltransferase PncB — MDNPRNIPLLCDYYEYTMSNGYVERGMADKVVYFDIYFRTVPDKGGFAIFAGLEQLVDYILNLRFTDEDIEFLRSKNTFGEKFLRFLKDFRFTGDVWAVPEGTPVFPGEPLVTIRAPIAQAQILETFSLLTLNHQTLIATKANRIVRAAAGRTVLEFGSRRAQGTDAAILGARAAYIAGCGGTACTVTDKLYGVPASGTMAHSWVMMFDTEYNAFKAFCELYPNNATLLVDTYDTLNSGIPNAIRAFKDVLIPKGITKCAIRLDSGDFSFLTKKARRMLDDAGLTDCKIVVSNALDEILIHDLLDQGASIDAFGVGDKLITSHNDPVLNGVYKLVASEEDGEIIPRIKISENVDKITTPHFKKIYRIYDRMGMAMADLICVHDEVIDQTKPLELFDPNATWKKKVLTDYTAKELMVKVIEDGKLATKMPSLEEIRAHCAEELDTLWDEVKRFANPHQFYVDLSKKLWETRRDMINQSRP; from the coding sequence ATGGACAATCCCAGGAACATCCCCCTGCTGTGCGACTACTACGAGTACACGATGTCGAACGGCTACGTCGAGCGCGGCATGGCCGACAAGGTGGTCTATTTCGATATCTACTTCAGGACGGTCCCGGACAAGGGCGGATTCGCCATATTCGCGGGACTGGAGCAGCTGGTGGATTACATCCTCAACCTCCGCTTCACGGACGAGGACATAGAGTTCCTGAGATCTAAGAACACCTTCGGCGAGAAGTTCCTGAGGTTCCTGAAGGACTTCAGATTCACGGGTGACGTGTGGGCGGTGCCCGAAGGCACCCCTGTGTTCCCCGGAGAGCCCCTGGTCACGATCAGGGCGCCGATAGCCCAGGCGCAGATCCTGGAGACGTTCTCGCTTCTGACACTCAACCACCAGACGCTGATCGCCACCAAGGCCAACCGTATCGTCAGGGCGGCCGCTGGAAGGACCGTGCTGGAATTCGGCTCCAGAAGGGCCCAGGGGACCGACGCGGCCATACTGGGCGCCAGAGCGGCCTACATCGCCGGATGCGGCGGCACGGCGTGCACGGTGACCGATAAGCTGTACGGGGTCCCGGCAAGCGGTACCATGGCCCATTCGTGGGTCATGATGTTCGATACCGAATACAACGCCTTCAAGGCGTTCTGCGAGTTATATCCGAACAACGCCACACTCCTGGTGGACACCTACGACACGCTCAACAGCGGCATCCCGAACGCCATCCGCGCGTTCAAGGACGTCCTCATACCGAAGGGCATAACCAAATGCGCCATACGCCTGGATTCCGGGGACTTCTCGTTCTTGACGAAGAAGGCCAGGAGAATGCTCGACGACGCCGGCCTAACCGATTGCAAGATAGTGGTCTCGAACGCTTTGGACGAGATCCTAATCCACGACCTGCTCGACCAGGGCGCTTCTATAGACGCGTTCGGTGTCGGCGACAAACTGATCACATCGCACAACGACCCTGTCCTCAACGGGGTGTACAAGCTCGTCGCCAGCGAGGAGGATGGGGAGATCATCCCCCGCATCAAGATCTCAGAGAACGTGGACAAGATCACCACGCCGCACTTCAAGAAGATCTACAGGATCTACGACAGGATGGGCATGGCGATGGCGGACCTCATCTGCGTGCACGACGAGGTCATCGACCAGACCAAACCGCTCGAGCTGTTCGACCCCAATGCGACGTGGAAGAAGAAGGTCCTCACCGACTACACCGCGAAGGAGCTCATGGTCAAGGTCATCGAGGACGGGAAACTCGCGACCAAGATGCCCTCGCTCGAGGAGATTCGCGCCCACTGTGCAGAGGAACTCGACACCCTTTGGGATGAGGTGAAACGTTTCGCTAACCCCCATCAGTTCTACGTCGACCTCTCAAAGAAACTGTGGGAGACCCGCCGCGATATGATCAACCAATCCCGCCCGTGA
- a CDS encoding phosphopyruvate hydratase Eno, producing MQIEKVWAREVLDSRGNPTVEAEITVNGHSITAIAPSGASTGSWEAHELRDGGSRYGGKGVLKAVENVRGPIAKRITGMDPTDQEGIDEAMIELDGTENKTSLGGNATVAVSLAVARAGAMCEGVPVYRHIGKDHVTLPVPMLNIINGGKHAGGNLKIQECMIIPAGAKSFSDCLRMSSEVYMHLKSLLKSKYGVGAINIGDEGGFAPPLDTVDEALSIIVSAVSDAGYAPGKDVFLAIDAASSEFYDNGVYDVDGMKLSAGELADHYVQLTKDHPLISIEDPFFEDDFETTAELTKKVGNRVQIVGDDLFVTNSKRLARGIEAGAANALLLKVNQIGTITESGRAAQMSFDHGYNVVVSHRSGESEDTTIADLSVGWGSGEIKTGAPARGERTAKYNRLLRIEEELGSKAVFPGIKKFHI from the coding sequence ATGCAGATAGAGAAGGTTTGGGCAAGGGAAGTGCTGGACTCCAGGGGCAACCCTACCGTCGAAGCAGAAATCACAGTCAACGGCCACAGCATCACGGCCATCGCTCCCTCCGGGGCGTCCACGGGATCGTGGGAGGCCCACGAGCTCCGCGACGGCGGCAGCAGGTACGGAGGAAAGGGTGTGCTGAAGGCGGTGGAGAACGTCCGCGGACCCATCGCCAAGAGGATCACCGGTATGGATCCCACCGACCAGGAGGGCATCGACGAGGCCATGATCGAGCTGGACGGCACCGAGAACAAGACCTCTCTCGGAGGCAACGCCACCGTGGCCGTATCTCTGGCCGTCGCCAGGGCAGGTGCCATGTGCGAGGGCGTCCCGGTATACCGGCACATCGGTAAGGACCACGTGACCCTTCCCGTCCCCATGCTGAACATCATCAACGGCGGAAAGCACGCCGGAGGCAACCTGAAGATCCAGGAATGCATGATCATCCCTGCAGGCGCCAAATCCTTCTCGGACTGTCTGAGAATGTCCTCGGAGGTCTACATGCATCTCAAGTCCCTGCTCAAGTCCAAATACGGGGTCGGGGCGATCAACATCGGCGACGAGGGAGGATTCGCACCCCCTCTCGACACCGTCGACGAGGCGCTGTCCATCATCGTCTCCGCGGTCTCCGATGCAGGATACGCACCCGGAAAAGATGTGTTCCTGGCCATCGACGCCGCATCCTCCGAGTTCTACGACAACGGGGTGTACGACGTGGACGGTATGAAGCTGTCCGCCGGAGAGCTCGCCGACCACTACGTCCAGCTCACCAAGGACCACCCGCTCATAAGCATCGAGGACCCGTTCTTCGAGGACGACTTCGAGACCACCGCCGAGCTCACCAAGAAGGTCGGCAACCGCGTCCAGATCGTAGGTGACGACCTCTTCGTTACCAACTCCAAGCGTCTCGCCAGGGGTATCGAGGCGGGAGCCGCCAACGCCCTCCTGCTGAAGGTCAACCAGATCGGTACGATCACCGAATCCGGAAGGGCCGCACAGATGAGCTTCGACCACGGATACAACGTCGTCGTGTCCCACAGGTCCGGGGAGTCCGAGGACACCACCATCGCCGACCTCTCCGTCGGATGGGGATCCGGGGAGATCAAGACCGGTGCGCCCGCAAGGGGAGAGAGGACCGCCAAGTACAACCGCCTCCTCAGGATCGAGGAGGAGCTGGGCTCCAAGGCAGTCTTCCCAGGCATCAAGAAGTTCCACATCTGA
- a CDS encoding response regulator domain-containing protein yields the protein MKVLVVDDNIAIQEILKDILIDEGHIVRIAGTIDDAVEAIMDFEPNAILLDTLVNDEDGLKILDRVHEKEPMIELNTILVKGINDESPKDNPFIMASVNKPFKSSDISAALKELVAKKEQEQVEKAKGSKKKKGFFGKKRKEESEEESQHITVDETAMVAEYIASDAPLYGRSYVFFEKEPNKIYDFIDIFSPKDYSILVITTENAKAARKNFGNDDIEIATLSATGRGRSMNINALGTLTVFIKDFVREHEKPVVMIEDLTNIIDSNGLNHSLVFVHQLVSAKSDNKIVTYVVSVNPSILTTKDRNILLGDMSEYSN from the coding sequence ATGAAAGTTCTGGTCGTCGACGACAACATAGCCATCCAGGAGATCCTCAAGGACATCCTCATCGATGAGGGCCACATTGTGAGGATCGCAGGCACCATAGACGATGCCGTCGAAGCGATAATGGACTTCGAGCCCAACGCCATCCTCCTGGACACGCTGGTCAACGACGAGGACGGTCTGAAGATCCTCGACCGCGTCCACGAGAAGGAGCCCATGATCGAGCTGAACACGATCCTGGTCAAGGGTATCAACGACGAGAGCCCCAAGGACAACCCGTTCATCATGGCGTCCGTCAACAAGCCCTTCAAGTCCTCCGACATCTCCGCCGCGCTCAAGGAGCTCGTCGCCAAGAAGGAGCAGGAGCAGGTCGAGAAGGCCAAGGGCTCCAAGAAGAAGAAGGGATTCTTCGGCAAGAAGCGCAAGGAAGAATCCGAGGAGGAGTCGCAGCACATAACCGTCGACGAGACTGCGATGGTGGCGGAATACATCGCATCGGATGCGCCGCTCTACGGAAGGTCGTACGTCTTCTTCGAGAAGGAACCCAACAAGATCTACGATTTCATCGACATCTTCAGTCCCAAGGACTACTCCATCCTGGTCATCACCACCGAGAACGCGAAGGCCGCCAGGAAGAACTTCGGCAACGACGACATCGAGATCGCCACCCTCTCCGCAACCGGAAGGGGGAGGTCGATGAACATCAACGCCCTCGGGACGCTCACGGTTTTCATCAAGGACTTCGTCCGCGAGCATGAGAAACCCGTAGTCATGATCGAGGACCTCACAAACATCATAGACAGCAACGGACTCAACCACAGTCTGGTGTTCGTGCACCAGCTCGTGTCGGCCAAGTCCGACAACAAGATCGTCACTTACGTCGTTTCGGTCAACCCGTCGATACTCACGACCAAGGACCGCAACATCCTGCTCGGGGATATGTCCGAGTATTCTAACTGA
- a CDS encoding ribosomal protein L40e Rpl40e produces MARFKEAEHRLLDKTVCMNCYATNPVRASKCRKCGYSNLRPKAKESRKQ; encoded by the coding sequence ATGGCACGTTTCAAAGAGGCTGAGCACAGGCTCCTTGATAAGACTGTATGCATGAACTGCTACGCCACCAACCCCGTTAGGGCGTCCAAGTGCAGGAAGTGCGGATACAGCAACCTCAGGCCCAAAGCCAAAGAGAGCAGGAAGCAGTGA
- a CDS encoding xylose isomerase-like TIM barrel domain-containing protein — translation MRNLFSYSVYQELSDLSPDLEGLFGRIRCDGLELLTSHTPVDPSFAPYTKTVHLPYTTDWLCAWESRPYDMPEEYVKYYMYGRDREEIADTVRNMIWCAEPLHPAHGVIHACNIDIPELRLRSYSKDSKYVLEKFCDMINTVASGFPGGEPPFKLVFENLWWPGLRMKDSSDYHLMSRKLEFENWGICLDTGHLMNTIPGLNSESDCIDVVNRIIDSYSTDVIDTISAMHFHYSASGDYRANFEEVRCDTDDVMGFIRSCYHHINTLDQHLPFTDPRCREIVDRIRPENLIHELPGRKTSPIEDYVQQRSLFD, via the coding sequence ATGAGGAACCTCTTCAGCTACAGCGTATACCAGGAACTGTCCGATCTCAGCCCGGACCTGGAAGGACTTTTCGGCAGGATACGCTGCGACGGCCTGGAACTGCTGACCTCGCACACTCCGGTAGACCCGTCCTTCGCACCGTACACCAAGACCGTCCATCTCCCTTATACGACCGACTGGCTCTGTGCATGGGAGAGCAGGCCCTACGACATGCCCGAGGAGTATGTCAAGTACTACATGTACGGCAGGGACAGGGAGGAGATCGCCGACACCGTGAGGAACATGATATGGTGCGCCGAGCCGCTGCATCCGGCCCACGGCGTGATCCATGCCTGCAACATCGACATCCCGGAGCTCCGCCTACGCAGCTACTCGAAGGATTCCAAGTATGTGCTGGAAAAGTTCTGCGACATGATCAACACCGTCGCATCGGGATTCCCGGGCGGCGAACCGCCATTCAAACTGGTGTTCGAGAACCTATGGTGGCCAGGACTCAGGATGAAGGACAGCTCCGACTACCACCTGATGTCCAGGAAGCTGGAGTTCGAGAACTGGGGCATCTGCCTGGACACCGGACATCTGATGAACACCATCCCCGGGCTGAACAGCGAATCCGACTGCATCGACGTGGTGAACAGGATCATCGACAGCTACAGCACCGATGTGATCGACACCATCTCAGCGATGCACTTCCACTACAGCGCCTCCGGCGACTACAGGGCGAACTTCGAGGAGGTCAGATGCGACACGGACGACGTCATGGGCTTCATCCGCAGCTGCTATCATCACATAAACACGCTGGACCAACACCTCCCGTTCACGGACCCCCGCTGCAGGGAGATCGTGGACAGGATAAGACCGGAGAACCTCATACACGAGCTGCCCGGCCGCAAGACCTCGCCCATAGAGGATTACGTCCAGCAGAGGTCCCTCTTCGACTGA